Genomic segment of Xanthobacter dioxanivorans:
CATCGACGAGATCGATCCCGAGATCCTGAAGACCTACGAGAAGCTCGGCATCCCGCTGCGCGAGCGCGACGCGCTGCTCGGCATCGAGGGGGCCTCCGGCTCGCGGGTGGCGGTGGACGCGGTGTTCGACAGCGTGTCGGTGGCTACCACCTTCAAGGCGGAGCTGGCCAAGGCGGGCGTGATCTTCATGCCCATCTCGGAAGCCATCCGCGAGCATCCCGAGCTGGTGAAGCAGTATCTGGGCTCCGTGGTGCCGGTGTCGGACAATTTCTACGCCACGCTCAACACGGCGGTGTTCTCCGACGGCTCGTTCGTCTACGTGCCGAAGGGGGTGCGCTGCCCCATGGAGCTCTCCACCTACTTCCGCATCAACGAGCGCAACACCGGCCAGTTCGAGCGCACCCTCATCATCGCCGACGAGGGATCCTACGTGAGCTACCTGGAAGGCTGCACCGCCCCCCAGCGCGACGAGAACCAGCTGCACGCCGCCGTGGTCGAGCTGGTGGCGCTGAAGGATGCGGAGATCAAGTATTCCACCGTCCAGAACTGGTATCCCGGCGACAAGGACGGCAAGGGCGGCATCTACAATTTCGTCACCAAGCGCGGCGATTGCCGGGGCGACAATTCCAAGATCTCGTGGACGCAGGTCGAGACCGGATCGGCCATCACCTGGAAGTATCCGAGCTGCATCCTGCGCGGCGACAATTCCCAGGGCGAGTTCTATTCCATCGCCATCTCGAACGGCCACCAGCAGGTGGATTCGGGCACCAAGATGATCCATCTCGGCAAGAACACGTCGAGCCGCATCATCTCCAAGGGCATCGCCGCGGGCCATTCGGACAACACCTATCGCGGGCTGGTCTCGGCCCACCGCAAGGCGACGGGCGCGCGCAACTTCACCAACTGCGACTCTCTGCTCATCGGCAACAATTGCGGCGCCCATACCGTGCCGTACATGGAGGCGAAGAACGCCTCGGCCCAGTTCGAGCACGAGGCGACCACCTCCAAGATCTCCGAGGACCAGATGTTCTACTGCCTCCAGCGCGGCCTCGGCCCGGAGGAGGCGGTGGCCCTCATCGTCAACGGCTTCGTGCGCGACGTGCTCCAGCAGCTGCCCATGGAGTTCGCGGTGGAGGCGCAGAAGCTGATCGCGGTGAGCCTGGAAGGGAGCGTGGGGTGAGCGGCGGCGCCGCTTTCCGGCCTTCCCGGTCGCGTTTTCCCGCCCGTTATGGCCGGCCTTGAGCCGGCCTTCCACGCGGCGGGGTTCGCACAAGTTTCGCCG
This window contains:
- the sufB gene encoding Fe-S cluster assembly protein SufB; protein product: MPAVQETVERVRAIDVDQYKYGFVTDIESEKAPKGLSEDTVRYISARKNEPEWMLAWRLDAYRRWLTMEEPTWARVSYPTIDFQDYYYYSAPKAAPKSIDEIDPEILKTYEKLGIPLRERDALLGIEGASGSRVAVDAVFDSVSVATTFKAELAKAGVIFMPISEAIREHPELVKQYLGSVVPVSDNFYATLNTAVFSDGSFVYVPKGVRCPMELSTYFRINERNTGQFERTLIIADEGSYVSYLEGCTAPQRDENQLHAAVVELVALKDAEIKYSTVQNWYPGDKDGKGGIYNFVTKRGDCRGDNSKISWTQVETGSAITWKYPSCILRGDNSQGEFYSIAISNGHQQVDSGTKMIHLGKNTSSRIISKGIAAGHSDNTYRGLVSAHRKATGARNFTNCDSLLIGNNCGAHTVPYMEAKNASAQFEHEATTSKISEDQMFYCLQRGLGPEEAVALIVNGFVRDVLQQLPMEFAVEAQKLIAVSLEGSVG